The Faecalibacterium prausnitzii genome includes a window with the following:
- a CDS encoding oxaloacetate decarboxylase subunit alpha encodes MAKKPIKITEVVLRDAHQSLLATRMTMDDMRPILPEMDKIPYFSVECWGGATFDSCIRFLDEDPWDRLRILRKELPHQKLQMLFRGQNMLGYRPYADDAVEYFVQKSVANGIDVIRIFDALNDARNLQTAIKAANKEKAHVQGCISYTLSPVHNNEYYVKYAKTLEEMGADSICIKDMAGLLTPYTCYDLVKELKSTLSIPVDIHSHYTAGLASMSLLKGIEAGADIVDTAMSPLSGGTSHMATESLVAALQGTDYDTGLDLKQLNVVRAYFAKLREKYIANGQISPKSLGVDANTLLYQVPGGMFSNMLKQLKDAGKEDKLDEVLAEIPRVREDAGYPPLVTPTSQIVGTQAVFNVILGERYKMVTKEFKGLVHGDYGKTPAPISAEFTKKILGDEKPITCRFADTLAPEMDKLKTEAAKWATQEEDVLTYAMFPQVAPKFFEKRNAKKQGVDADHADYTNQSHPV; translated from the coding sequence ATGGCCAAAAAGCCGATCAAGATCACGGAAGTCGTCCTGCGCGATGCGCACCAGTCTCTGCTGGCCACCCGTATGACGATGGACGACATGCGTCCCATCCTGCCCGAAATGGATAAGATCCCGTATTTCTCTGTCGAGTGCTGGGGCGGCGCTACCTTCGATAGCTGCATCCGCTTCCTCGACGAGGACCCCTGGGACCGTCTGCGCATCCTGCGCAAGGAGCTGCCCCACCAGAAGCTGCAGATGCTGTTCCGCGGCCAGAACATGCTGGGCTACCGCCCCTATGCAGATGACGCCGTCGAGTACTTTGTGCAGAAGTCTGTTGCCAACGGCATCGACGTCATCCGCATCTTCGATGCACTGAACGATGCCCGCAACCTGCAGACCGCCATCAAGGCAGCCAACAAGGAAAAGGCACATGTGCAGGGCTGCATCAGCTACACCCTGAGCCCCGTGCACAACAACGAGTACTACGTCAAGTATGCCAAGACCCTGGAAGAGATGGGCGCAGACTCCATCTGCATCAAGGATATGGCTGGCCTGCTGACTCCGTACACCTGCTACGACCTGGTCAAGGAGCTGAAGAGCACCCTGTCCATCCCGGTCGATATCCACAGCCACTACACCGCCGGTCTGGCTTCCATGTCCCTGCTGAAGGGCATCGAGGCCGGTGCCGACATCGTCGATACCGCCATGAGCCCCCTGAGCGGCGGCACCAGCCACATGGCGACCGAGAGCCTGGTCGCAGCTCTGCAGGGCACCGATTACGATACCGGTCTGGACCTGAAGCAGCTGAACGTCGTCCGCGCATACTTCGCAAAGCTGCGCGAGAAGTACATCGCCAACGGCCAGATCAGCCCGAAGTCTCTGGGCGTCGATGCCAACACCCTGCTGTATCAGGTGCCGGGCGGCATGTTCTCCAACATGCTCAAGCAGCTGAAGGATGCCGGCAAGGAAGACAAGCTGGACGAAGTGCTGGCTGAGATCCCCCGCGTTCGTGAGGACGCCGGTTATCCTCCGCTGGTCACCCCCACCAGCCAGATCGTTGGCACCCAGGCCGTCTTCAACGTCATCCTGGGCGAGCGCTACAAGATGGTCACCAAGGAGTTCAAGGGCCTGGTCCACGGCGACTACGGCAAGACTCCCGCTCCCATCAGCGCCGAGTTCACCAAGAAGATCCTGGGCGACGAGAAGCCCATCACCTGCCGCTTCGCCGACACCCTTGCTCCTGAGATGGACAAGCTGAAGACCGAAGCCGCCAAGTGGGCAACGCAGGAAGAGGACGTTCTGACCTACGCCATGTTCCCGCAGGTCGCACCCAAGTTCTTCGAGAAGCGCAATGCCAAGAAGCAGGGCGTGGACGCTGACCACGCAGACTACACCAACCAGTCGCATCCTGTCTAA
- a CDS encoding carboxyl transferase domain-containing protein, with protein MASKINKGEILAKFFDDGEYTALFADGAVSAACGYAAGQQAYAVYQNGEAVTVKDVEKNIKVLEMAAQTGCPVVTFYNSIGAKLAEGLDVLTATAKLNAAIAKVSGVVPQVAVVTGVCGGTSALNAASADVCVMAKDAELFFTAPFTSAAKGDKVADAGSAEAAAKAGVAAIVAESAAEAAEKAAHIVGLLPANNLTGPAIFEFEQPTAVLAAGAAPEKAAAALIDKDSAVELFAGFGKSVYTAFATIGGNAVGVVATGEQLCHNCVSKASRFVRLCDAFSVPVLTIVDTKGFVPSATDDIAGGIREAARLAATYADATTAKVALLAGKAVGPVYTALANADLKIAVNGCVVSALEPNAAVSVLYKSEIDASDNIIAATNAKAAAYTAEVCSAANAVACGAADMTCDAANARASVVAAFELLSTKRAARLPKKHGNMAL; from the coding sequence ATGGCTTCAAAGATCAACAAAGGAGAAATCCTCGCCAAGTTTTTCGATGACGGGGAATATACCGCACTGTTTGCGGACGGCGCGGTGAGCGCTGCCTGCGGCTATGCGGCTGGCCAGCAGGCCTACGCCGTCTACCAGAACGGCGAGGCAGTCACCGTGAAGGACGTTGAGAAGAATATCAAGGTCCTCGAAATGGCTGCTCAGACGGGCTGCCCCGTGGTCACGTTCTACAACTCGATCGGCGCAAAGCTGGCAGAGGGTCTGGACGTTCTGACCGCGACCGCCAAGCTGAACGCTGCCATCGCCAAGGTGTCCGGCGTCGTGCCCCAGGTGGCAGTCGTCACCGGCGTGTGCGGCGGCACCAGCGCCCTGAACGCTGCCAGCGCAGATGTCTGCGTGATGGCAAAGGACGCCGAGCTGTTCTTCACCGCTCCCTTCACCTCTGCCGCCAAGGGCGACAAGGTCGCAGATGCAGGCTCCGCTGAGGCTGCTGCCAAGGCCGGTGTTGCTGCCATCGTGGCCGAGAGCGCTGCCGAGGCTGCGGAGAAGGCTGCCCACATCGTGGGTCTGCTGCCCGCCAACAACCTGACCGGCCCCGCCATCTTCGAGTTCGAGCAGCCCACCGCGGTCCTGGCCGCTGGTGCCGCTCCGGAGAAGGCTGCTGCTGCCCTCATTGATAAGGACAGCGCCGTGGAGCTGTTTGCAGGCTTCGGCAAGAGCGTCTACACCGCATTTGCTACCATCGGCGGCAACGCGGTCGGCGTGGTGGCGACCGGTGAGCAGCTGTGCCACAACTGCGTGTCCAAGGCTTCCCGCTTCGTCCGCCTGTGCGACGCCTTCAGCGTCCCCGTGCTGACCATCGTGGACACCAAGGGCTTCGTTCCCAGCGCGACCGATGACATCGCCGGCGGCATCCGTGAGGCTGCCCGTCTGGCTGCCACCTATGCAGACGCCACCACCGCGAAGGTCGCTCTGCTGGCTGGCAAGGCTGTGGGCCCGGTCTACACCGCTCTGGCCAATGCCGACCTGAAGATCGCCGTCAACGGCTGCGTGGTCAGCGCTCTGGAGCCCAACGCTGCCGTCTCCGTTCTGTACAAGAGCGAGATCGACGCTTCCGACAACATCATCGCTGCGACCAACGCCAAGGCTGCTGCCTACACCGCTGAGGTGTGCAGTGCCGCCAACGCTGTGGCCTGCGGCGCTGCCGATATGACCTGCGACGCTGCCAACGCACGCGCAAGCGTTGTGGCTGCATTTGAGCTGCTGAGCACCAAGCGTGCTGCCCGCCTGCCCAAGAAGCACGGCAACATGGCTCTGTAA
- a CDS encoding biotin/lipoyl-containing protein, translating into MKYYNITVNGVAYSVSVEETAAGAAPVAAAAPAAPKAPAAPAAAPKAAAPAGAAGAVTVKAPMPGNILDVKVAAGASVKAGDVLVILEAMKMENEIVAPQDGTVASVNVNKGDTVNSGDVLVSMN; encoded by the coding sequence ATGAAGTATTACAATATTACCGTCAATGGTGTTGCTTACAGCGTCTCCGTTGAGGAGACCGCCGCTGGCGCAGCTCCCGTTGCTGCTGCCGCTCCCGCTGCTCCCAAGGCTCCGGCTGCTCCTGCTGCCGCTCCCAAGGCTGCTGCTCCCGCCGGTGCTGCCGGTGCCGTCACCGTCAAGGCTCCCATGCCCGGCAACATCCTGGATGTCAAGGTCGCAGCCGGTGCATCCGTCAAGGCTGGCGACGTGCTGGTCATCCTGGAGGCCATGAAGATGGAGAATGAGATCGTCGCTCCGCAGGACGGCACCGTTGCTTCCGTCAATGTCAACAAGGGCGACACCGTCAACTCCGGTGACGTTCTCGTCTCCATGAACTGA